A window of Solanum stenotomum isolate F172 chromosome 9, ASM1918654v1, whole genome shotgun sequence genomic DNA:
aaaatataatacaatagaagcaaaaaaaaaaaagaagatttttcaGAGATCTTTATGCCTTTCAAAcataatttgaattaaaaaatgagaaaaaaaacgcaaaaggaaagaaaaaagtgAAGTTCATTTCCTGGCGTAAGAGATGTATCACTCATACACTATAGTGAAGTTCTGCGCAAAGTAGAGAAACAATCACGGGATATAACAAAGTTATTAATCACATTAAGTCAAGTGTCAATAAAAATTGTTGGAACAACACATACTTTCagctaggggtgttcacggtttggataaaaaccgatccaaaccgaaaaaccaaaccaaaccgataaaataaaaccgattttatttgggtttggtttggtttggttttagatttttgaaaaccgatagtattttgtttggttatgttttattttaaaaaaatcgaagaaataaccgaaccgaaccgatgaattatatacatatattttattaatatacatacttaataaaattatttttataaacaattttaaagatcttatacatattttcattaaaatttctttataatttactaattgaaaaaaaaaattccctagatgaaacatttatcttattgatttcatgtatatgagtgtctatgacaattctttgtgggattgaaaatgttattttctcttccttctagaccaatatagtgaattttaaagctttattgatagtaaatttagtgatcgaaagttcagtaatttaagtcattctaactatttttcgttttgaatggattgttgtcacttttatcacattttaaatgaattgtttcttttgtttttgtgtatggttaataaccgaaccaaaccaaactgaaatagataatcaccaaaccgataaatgtatattatatttggtttggtttcgttttgataattttaaaaccgcttaagttggtttggttttgattttgaccaataacctatccaaaccaacccgtgaacacccctactttCAGCAATTAGTTTATTAACcgaataatttaaaatacaacCTTAATGAATAATAAAAGAGGAAAGGACTATTAAACTTCTTTTTCATGGTTTGATATATACTTCGTGTTTGACACTCATATTAGggtaaattcatatttaatttgtgtgaGAAGTTTCACATTAAAGGGTAAAATACTCTCTAACAAAAATTACTTTACTTTGAGTGATGATGAAGGAGTACATAATATCATGAATTCTTATGGCTggatttatatataatcttatGGTCAtgctaaaattagaaaaatcaaatgaaagataaatAATTTCTGTTTGATGAAAACTTTATGACTGAAATTATGTCCTTGGCTCGACCCAACTTTAGACATTTTGaccatatattttgaacccaATAGTGAAAACCACATCGAAAAACAAGTTAAAACCAAtctttaattatcattttttttaaagttcaagttctTGAAAAATCCTCAAACTTGAAGTTCATAACCAAGAATTGATgttcaaaatcataaattacTAATGTGAAATGAAGATTTAGGGTCACAAATACATACCAAATGATTTATCTTGAAAAAAATCCTTTGAAATCGCCTCTACCGAGCTCCCAAAGTTCAAAAATGATGAAATGGGGATGAAACCTTGCTTTTGAAAAAGAACATTGTTCAAGTAAAAACTACTCATCGCGATCGCGACTCCAAGGCCACGCGATCGTAATGAGTATAGTGGTCAACTCATTTAAATTGACCATCGCGATTGTGACACAGAGCAATGTAACTGCGATGATCAGAACACAAAGTCTACGCGACCATTACAAACAACACGTGATAACGACGCGCAAAAAATATCCTTATGCGATCACGAGAGTGAGTCCCGCAATCGCAATGAACAAAGTAATGGGCAAAGACATCATCACACACAACAACACCAAGACTCAACCAAAAACACGGAAGTGACCCTCCAAAATTTCAATCTGAGCGTCCAAACTCCGAATGTTGACCATAATTAACTCTGGACCTAATTTCACTTAAACTTCCAACTCAAGGGCTCAATTGCACAAAAAGACCCTAACACTAAAAATGACAACActcctataatttttttttaggaggaacattatttttcttgattttgcaCTAAGTATTTGACAATCATATTAGAACATGACCAAATTCGTATTCATGGAGAGAGGTTGGAACTATAAATTGCATTCTTTCTTTATCGATGGGGAGATTCGATTCTCTACTGAACTaccccatttttttaaaaagaaaaaaaaagaaataagagcATGTTTATTGTGTTTATGACCTACCAACAACCATTGCTTCACATATTATTGGCTTACTCTTATAATTTCACTGCCTATAAATTACCTCCATTGTGTTACTTGTTTATTCACAACTCTAAATTGCATTCtttcttattattaaaaaaaaaaacatttccaaTCTTTTTCACTCATTAAAAGAAACTATGGCTCGTTCCATTTGCTTCATGGCATTTGTGGTCTTGGCAATGATGCTCTTTGTTTCCTATGGTTTGTCTTTCATCATTTATTCCTCTTAAAcctcataaaataaaataatgtttaaaattactctatctttttcttcaaaatattaactactccctctattccaatttatatgagtcagtttgacttgacacgaagttAGAATCTCTAATTTTGTTATTAAaccataataaaaaaaatgtaactaaGTAGGTTGCGAACCGTTCAAATAAAGCCTAAAGAATTGTGAATTGATATATGCGTTAAAGTTATTTGCTATACTTTTGACAACTatgaaaaatcttgaaataatttgtttgtttatatatattcctCTAAACATTATACGAGCAATATTTCTTTCGATTACGTCTCtcttattataatatttgtaacTATATTTGAATGATTGTAGAGGTGCAAGCTCAACACATGTGCAAATCAACAAGCCAAACCTTCAAAGGATTATGTTTTACCGACTCATCATGTAGAAAAGCTTGTCTCAAAGAGGAGTTTGAAGGTGGACATTGTAGCAAACTTCAAAGAAAGTGCCTATGCACTAAGATTTGTGTATTTGACAAAATTtcaaatgaagttaaaacaacATTGGATGGGAAAGCAAAAACGGGGTTTGAAGATGAGATTATGATGGAGTAATTAAGTGAGATTAATTAAGGATTTGAGTgtcaaaacaaaattaataatctTGTATTATTGGCCTTTAGTAGCAAGTTGACACATTAAATAAGTTGAGACACATCATTTATCCTTTTGGAGTCTTGTATCATCTTTATGTATGTGTTAATGAAAAATGATCGATTATGgtctttaattttatgaatgaactatgtattatatttatttgatcacTTTCTGTTTCGATTCATTTTTTGAACAAGCCAAGATAT
This region includes:
- the LOC125876555 gene encoding defensin-like protein, with amino-acid sequence MARSICFMAFVVLAMMLFVSYEVQAQHMCKSTSQTFKGLCFTDSSCRKACLKEEFEGGHCSKLQRKCLCTKICVFDKISNEVKTTLDGKAKTGFEDEIMME